The proteins below come from a single Tribolium castaneum strain GA2 chromosome 9, icTriCast1.1, whole genome shotgun sequence genomic window:
- the Polr3C gene encoding DNA-directed RNA polymerase III subunit RPC3 produces the protein MSIQYGRVVSLILLERFGPVVEKVGTYLFQYGTVPLLYIKKHTDLPISKVKEALCILIKYRLVTFTPNRNENVANYTLQHERVLLMLRYAKYINLIKKKFGTECELIMEELLQRSYWTASELILKVIERLKKDHNKNVTILALREKFFSLLAAQYLIRLPYSMEDKPVPSLVIKETEQFAPPTIDFKQIALVQSNKAPVDSLPDQGVYWTVNFDRFHQDMRDKLIVNAFIKKFDENAGEFVRLLLQQMYIRTQPWAEVSNPVPIVEIRDLVRKQATHQHLLAFFDQYVNVLEQDSSKLIRQSGEAGGGSFQIFLKETFTQFAWETVEQIVLEKFDTKAARIFRLVKSKQYIEPDQIQQLAMIPAKEAKRLSYQLLEENFLQVQDLKKSTSNGPNKSFTLFYTNLDQIVRMTLELCYKTLFNIMTRKNHERLVHKRIIDKKQRVDTIIMGMRAQGAADEQLSDIEEMITPPEREILQKIDVIMKKLNTVELEVDETIFLLQMYLIYQ, from the exons ATGTCGATTCAATACGGAAGGGTAGTTTCCCTTATTTTACTCGAACGTTTCGGCCCCGTGGTCGAGAAGGTGGGCACTTACTTGTTTCAGTACGGAACTGTGCCCCTTCTGTACATCAAAAAGCACACAGATTTGCCCATATCTAag GTCAAGGAAGCTTTatgtattttaataaagtacAGATTGGTCACGTTCACCCCCAATCGCAATGAAAACGTTGCAAATTATACACTGCAACATGAGCGTGTTTTATTAATGTTGCGCTACGCCAaatacattaatttaattaaaaagaaatttggGACTGAGTGTGAATTAATTATGGAAGAATTGCTACAGCGGAGCTACTGGACGGCGTCTGAATTAATCCTGAAAGTGATTGAGAGACTGAAAAAAGATCATAACAAAAACGTGACAATTTTAgctttaagagaaaaatttttttcattgttggCCGCGCAATATTTGATACGGTTGCCGTATAGTATGGAAGATAAACCTGTTCCTAGTTTAGTGATAAAAGAGACGGAACAGTTTGCACCTCCGACAAttgattttaaacaaattgccTTAGTTCAGAGCAATAAAGCACCAGTGGATTCTCTCCCTGACCAGGGCGTTTACTGGACTGTTAACTTCGATAGGTTTCATCAAGACATGAGAGACAAATTAATTGTGAatgcttttattaaaaagtttgacGAAAACGCGGGTGAATTTGTCAGACTTTTGCTACAACAAATGTACATTAGGACACAGCCTTGGGCTGAGGTCTCGAATCCAGTCCCTATTGTTGAAATTCGGGACCTTGTAAGGAAACAAGCCACTCATCAACACcttttggcgttttttgaCCAATACGTTAATGTCTTGG agcAAGACAGTTCTAAattaattagacagtcgggAGAGGCAGGTGGCGGttcttttcaaatttttctgaaaGAGACGTTCACTCAATTTGCATGGGAGACTGTGGAACAGatagttttggaaaaattcgATACTAAAGCCGCCCGGATTTTCCGTCTTGTTAAGTCGAAACAATACATAGAACCGGATCAGATTCAACAACTGGCAATGATTCCGGCTAAAGAAGCAAAACGGCTCTCTTATCAGCTCCTGGAAGAGAATTTTTTGCAAGTCCaggatttgaaaaaatcgaccAGTAATGGTCCTAATAAAAGCTTCACTTTGTTTTATACAAACTTGGACCAAATCGTGCGAATGACTCTAGAATTGTgttataaaactttatttaatattatgaCTAGAAAAAATCACGAAAGGTTGGTTCATAAGAGAATTATCGATAAGAAACAACGTGTTGACACGATTATTATGGGGATGAGGGCACAGGGGGCGGCAGACGAGCAATTATCTGAC ATTGAGGAAATGATCACGCCACCAGAACGAGAAATTTTGCAGAAAATCGACGTGATTATGAAGAAATTAAACACCGTCGAGTTGGAAGTCGACGAGACgatatttttgttacaaatgtatttaatttatcaataa